GTGATCGGAAAGCCGCTGCTCCTCACGTCCGCGGCCGACCGGATGCTCGTGACGTCGAAGCCGTCCGGGACGTGGACCGTCCAGAGCTCCCAGATCGAGCTGTAGAAGGGCGTGCCCGGCGCGCGCGAGGCGACGAGGTGCGGCGCGCCGAGGACGTTCCCGGCCGAGTCCTCGAACTTGAAGAGGATCTGCGGATTGAACGGCCCATCCTCGATGTCGTAGGGCACGATGTTGACGACGTGGCCTTCCCAGAGAGCCTCTTCCACCGGCGAGGAGCCTGGATCGATCGTCGACCCGACGGGGACCACAGGGCAGTTGAGGAAGATGTTCGTCTGAACGTTGGCCCGCATCAGCGGGGATGACAGCAGCTTCGCCTCGGAGTCGAGGCGCGTGGCGGGGTCCGTCGGGTCGTACGAGGAGTCGACGGTGACCACGTGCATCTCCCAGATGGGGCTGAACAGGCGGGCGGTGAGGTCGCCCACCTCGACGCCGGGACCGGCGGCGTTCTTGGGGACCGCCTCGAGGATGGGCGGCTGCGCGATGCGCAGGCCGGTGGTCGCGTCGAAGAGCACGTATAGATCCGCGTGCCCGTCGCCGTTGGACTGCGACTGACCGTTCACGCGCGGCGGGAAACGCATCGTGACGACCTTGCCGTCTGCGAACACGTCGAAGTTCACGAGGTGAACCGGACCGTCGGGGATGGGCTCGAGCCGGGGATCGCCCGCGAACGGCCGGCCGACGTCCGGCAGGCTCGGCACTTGGGCGTCCGAGGTCCCGAGATCGGCGAGGATGATGCTCATCGCGAGGACGAGGGCCGCTGCGTGGGCATCCTTGAGCACGACGAGTAGACGGCGAGCGCGTTTCATCGACGTAAGTGGTAACACCGTGGTGATACGGGATCAACCCGCAGAGCTTGTGAAGTAGCATGCTAATTCTTGCAGGTCTCGCCGCCGGCTGCGAGATCGCGGTAGGCCACGCAGTATGCTGCGCGAGCGAGCCGCAACGTCTTGCGGCGACGTCGCGGTGCCTGCATGGTCGTGCTACTTCACGGCATAAGCACTGGCTTTGCCGACTGCGGATGCGCTGAGTCGTCGGCGAAGACCACGAGGGTCGTGCCGCTTCCGGGTGGGCATCCAGCGAGGATCGCGCACGCGCTATGCGGCCCCCGAAAGCAGACTCCAGGCCATGTCGGGAATCTCCGCACTCATGCTTCGGGATTTCCCGGATTGTGGAACTCTCGCGCCTCCTCGCAAGCGGTGACGGAGTCGCATCCCGCTGCGCGTAATTCCCAATGGTCCCTTGGGTAATTGCGAATTTACGGGGCAATCGCTTCCGATTAAGACACGGCGAGTCCAAGGCGGTCTCGAAGACGCCGTCTTGGATGGTGGAAAAGAATGGGGAAGCTGATGCCCGCGCCGTAAATTCTCTCAATGAGAGGACGACGAAGCTCGGATCCATCGCGGCGTTGTCGCTGCGAAAACATAACAGGGAGAGAACTGAACATGAAACCGATAGCGAGATACGTGACTGGCGTCATGGTGCTGCTGTGCGCGGTAGTCGCCGGCAACGCCCGGGCGCAGGTATGTAACGCCCCATTGCCGGAGGTGAGCGCGGCGATCATCCCCGCGAACGGCTTCCCGCTGTACTACGTGGATGCCAGTGGGCTGGCGCTGCAGCCGTGCCTCAACCTGGCCGGGTGCGGGGCGCTGGCGGCCACCCTTCCCAACCCGCTGGCGCCGATCTCCTTCCCGGCCAATTTTCCGCCGGAGTCCTTCTATGCCCGGGCGGTTGCGAAGTTCACGGCCGGCACGGTCAGCGGTCTCTACACTGCGGCCCTCGAAGGGACCTTCTTCAACGGCGTGGTCGCGGCGGGGAACCAGATGGTCTTCACCCGGGTCCGCGTCAATCTCGCGGGCCTTCAGCCCAATGCGGTCTATACCGTGACCCACCCGTATGGCGTAAAGTCGCTCACGACGAACGCTCTCGGTGCCGTCGTCGACACGGTAACGGTCGGCGCGATACCGATCTCGCTCCTACCGACTGCGTTCTCGCTGGCGCTCAACGGGCCGGTCGGCTCGACCTTCCTCACGTGGGATACGGCTCCACCCGCCGGCTTCATCGGTGATGGGCTGACTCCCCACACCATCACCGGGAGCCCCTGCGGCACCAACTTCGTCCAGGTGACGGGGCCGGGGCTCCCCATCGGCGGCGTGGGCACGAATCTGTTCACGATCACCGGCCAAACGATCAACGTCTGTGGCAACGGGGTCCTCGACGCGGGCGAGCAGTGCGACGACGGCAACACCCTGGCCGGTGACTGCTGCTCGCCGACGTGCAAGTTCGAGCCGCTCGGCTCGCCCTGCACCGCCGCCAGCGTCTGCACCAACAACGCCTGCAACGGTGCCGGCGCGTGTGGCTTCCTGAGCTTCAACGCGATTCCCTGCAATGACGGCAACGTGTGCACGGTCGGCGACACGTGCACCCTCGGCGCCTGCCTCGGGACCCCGGCGAACTGCGACGACGCCAACGTCTGCACCACCGACATCTGCACGCCGCCCGCCGTCGGCTGCGTGCACCTCGCCAACGCGCTCGCGTGCGACGACGGTAAAGCCGCCACCACAGGCGACAGCTGCTCGGGCGGCAAGTGCATGGGCTTCACCGCGGATGCGAAGCTCACCCTCATCGCCGGCGAGAACCCGAGCCTCGCGGGCTTTCCGGCGGTGGGCGACGCCCGCACCGACGGAACCAGCGTCCGGGTGAGCCTCACCAACATGGATCCCGCCCGCTTCCCCGTGGGGTGTGCCGGTTCGACCATCACCGTGGGCGGCATCTCTGGCACGGCAGCCGTGACCCCGTTCGCGTCCCAGGCTGTCCCGCTCGTGCGGGCGACGGCGGTCAACTTCCAGGTACCCGGCACGGTGGCCGCCGGCAGTACGGCGCAGATCCGGCTCAGCTGCGCGGTCGGCGCGGTCGTGCACTCGACGCGCTGGTCCGGCGTCCTGGCTGCGGCGCCTCCGCCTCCGCCCGCCCCCTGCGTCCCCACGACGTGCGCGGCGCAGGCAAAGAACTGCGGCACGATCCCCAACGGCTGCGGCGGCACGCTCACCTGCGGGGTCTGCACCGCGCCGCAGACCTGTGGCGGCGGTGGCGTCGCGAACGTCTGCGGCGTCGGCGCCCCCGCTCCCGCGACCGCGGCGCTCACCCTGACGGCCAGCGGCCGCGCTGGCGAGACCGTCTCCTCCACCCCGGCCGGACTGAGCGTGCCCGTCGGGTCCACCGGCTCCGCCACCTTCCCCGTCGGGACCAGCATCACCCTCGGGGTGACGAACGGTCGGTCCGTGATCTGGTCGGGGGTGTGCAGCAGCGGCGGCGCCAAGACTCCTACCTGCACCTTCACCCTGAACGCCGCGGCCTCCGAAACCGCGAGCGTCCAGTAGGCACGAGAGCGGTCCCTCGACTCGGGCCGTCCATGACGGACGGCCCGGGCTGAGGGGCGAATCACAGCACCAAGCGGTTCGGAATCAAGATGAAACGTCAACTCAACGAGACAACAAAAACGCAACACGAACCTGCGAAGCTGGCCCGAGAGGGGGGCGCCGGCGGAGCAAAGAGGGGAAGAACGATGCAACGATTCACAGCAACTGTAGCGAGTCTGGTCATGCTGCTCGGCGTGGCGAATTACGCGGCTGCGAGAGGCGGCGTGCCACCGGCGCCCGTCGCGTGCACGGTGCCCCTGGCGGGTTTCGGGCCGATCGACCCGGCGAACGGCTTCCCGATGTACTATCAGGATTCGACCGGGCTGGCACTGGCACAGTGCCTGGACCCCGTCTGTGCCGGCCCGGCGTTCCTCACCACGCTGCCGAATCCGGCTCTCCCGGTCTCCTTCCCCAATAACTTCCCGGTGGAGATGTTCTATTCCCGGGCGATCGCGAAGACGACGGTCGGCGCCGTCAGCGTGCTCTACACCGCGGCCGTCGAAGGAACTTTCCTGAACGGCGTGGTCGCGGCGGGGAACCAGATGGTCTTCAGTCGCGTCCGCGTCCGCGTCGCGGGTCTTCAGCCCGGTGGCGTCTATACCGTGACGCACCCCTACGGGGTGAAGACGTTCACGGCGGACGGCCTCGGCGTGATCAACGACACGGTGACGATCGGCGCGATTCCGGTCGGGCTCGTGCCGACGGCGTTCTCGCTCGCGCTCACGGGCAACGTCGGGCCGTTCCTGCGCTTCGCGACCGGCCCCGTGCCGCCGCCCGCGGGCACGATCGGCAACCCCGTTTCGCCCCAGACCGTGACTGGCAGCAGCTGTGGCCAGAACTTCGTCAGCATCGTCGGCCCCGGACTGCCGGTCGGCATCTCAACGAACCTGTTCTCCACGATCATCGGGAAGGTCGCGCAGACCTGCGGCAACGGTGTCGTCGACCTCGGCGAGCAGTGCGACGATGGCGCGGCCAACGGGACGCCCGCGTCCTGCTGCTCGGCCACGTGTAAGTTCAAGGCGGCGGGAAGCCCGTGCGCCAACCCGAACCCGTGCATGACAGCCACCTGCAACGGCGCCGACGTGTGCGTGGCCACCCCGAACACGGCGCCCTGCAACGACGGCAATGCCTGCACCACGGCGGACGTCTGCACGGCCGGCGTCTGCGTCGGAGGCCCGGCGCTCGGCTGCAACGACGGCAACGTGTGCACGGCCGACTCGTGTAACCCGGCGCTCGGCTGCGTCCACACGCCGGTCAGCCTGCCCTGCAACGACGGCAATCCCTGCACCTCCGCCGACACGTGCGCCGCCGGGGCGTGCGTCGGTACCCCCATTCCCGGCTGCACCTGCACGCCCACGACCTGCGCGGCCCAGGGAAAGAACTGCGGCACGATCCTCGACGGCTGCGGGGGCACGCTCACCTGCGGCACCTGCACCGCACCGCAGATCTGCGGCGGCGGAGGCACGGCGAACGTCTGCGGTCCGACGCTCACCCTGACCGCCACCGGCCGCGCCGGTGAGACCGTCTCCTCCACCCCGGCCGGCCTGAGCGTCGCGGTCGGGACCACCCGCTCCGCCCCCTTCGCGCCCGGGACCAGCATCACCCTCAGCGTCACCAACGGCCGGTCCGTGCTCTGGTCGGGGGTGTGCAGCAGCGGCGCGAACAAGACCCCGACCTGCACCTTCACCTTGAACGCGAACGCCTCCGAGACCGCGAACGTCCAGTAGGCACCGAGCAGCGCCCCGCCTATCGCGCCCTCAGCTCGGGCCGTCCTCAAAGACGGCCCGAGCTGATGCGTGAGTATCTGGCGAAGCGAATAAGTACCAAGTGCGTGGGAGGCCGGGGCGGAAGCCCTCCGGCCTCCCCGTGCGTTCGGGATCCGAGCCGCTCGGTCCGCCAGCCCGTGTACCCGCGCGGCGTGTGCCTTCTGTACAGCCGTCAGCTCGCTTGCCGAGCGGCGCCGAGGCCTCGCGTCTCCCGAAACTTGGGACTGTCCCGATCGACGATTCGCGATTTCCCGACTCGATTGTCGTCGAACCCCGAGCGGGGATCGGTCGGCTCGTGGGTAATTGCGAATTTACGGCTCAAGCGCTGGTGAACTAAACATGGTGCAGCACATGCGCGTCCGCGATGATGCGTCATGGTGGCATCACGAATCAGCGCGGACCAAAAATTCGTCAAGGGGGGACACATTAATGTCACGTCACAATATCTTCAGAGCGCTGAGCAAGAGATCGACAGCTCGATGGGCAATCGCCTCGAGTATGTTGTTGCTCCTTGCACGGTTTCCAGCTCCTGCGCACGCGGTCTTGCCGTGCACGACGCCGCTGTTCGGCTTGGGGCCCGTCGATCCCGTCCACGGGTTCCCGCAGTACTACCAGGATTCGACGGGGCTCGCGCTGCAACCCTGCCTGGACCTGGTCTGTGACCCGGCCCTGCCGGTGCCCGATCCGACCCTACCGGTCTCGTTCCCGAACAACTTTCCGGACGAGTTCTTCTATTCCCGCGTCATCAACACCATGACCGTCGGAGCCATGAAGGTGACATACGTCGCCGCCCTCGAAGGCTCCTTCGCGAATGGTGTCGTGGTCGCGGGCGACCAGGTCGTATTCGCCCGCCTCCGCTTCCGCATCCTGGGCGCAACGCCCAACGCGACGTACACCTTCACCCATCCCTACGGGGTGGACGTCGTCCAGGCGGATGGCGTCGGGTTCGTCAACTCCACCACGGATGTCGGCATCGTGCCGATCGGGCTCCTGCCGACGGCGTTCCAGCTGGCCATCGGTGGTCGGGTGGGGCCGTTCATGACCGCGGTGGCACCCCCACCGCCGGCGGGCCTGGTCGGCAATCCGGCGGCGAACCAGACCGTCACCGGAAGCGCGTGCAATCAGAACTTCGTCCGCGTCGAGGGGCCCGGGTTCCCTGTGGGTGGGCAGCAGAACAACCTGTTCAGCACCATCATCGGCAAGATCGCCCACATCTGCGGGAACGGGGTGCTGGACCTCGGTGAGCAGTGCGACGACGGCAACCTCGTGGCCGGCGACTGCTGCTCGCCGCTCTGCATGTCCGAGCCCCTCGGCCAGCCCTGTGGCGCGCCCGACGTGTGCGTCAACAACGCCTGCGACGGCGCCGGCACCTGCGCCTTCGTGAACTTCACCGCGGCGCCCTGCAACGACGCCAACGTCTGCACGGTGGCTGATACCTGCACCCTGGGGGCGTGTGTCGGCGCGCCAAACACCTGCGACGACGCCAACGTGTGCACGACCGACTTCTGCACGCCGCCCGCCGTGGGCTGCGGGCACCTCAACAACGCGCTGGCGTGCAACGACGGCAACGCCACCACCAGCGGCGACAGCTGCTCGGGCGGCGGGTGCATGGGCGCCGTCCGCCGGGCGACGCTCGCCCTCGTCGGCGGCGAGAATCCGAGCCTGCCCGGCTTCCCGGCGGCGGGCGACGCCCGCACGGATGGAACCAGGACGCGGCTGAGCCTCATCAACATGGATCCCGCCCGCTTCCCGGCCGGCTGTACGGGTGCGACGATCACCGTGGGCGGCATCTCGGGCACGGCAACGGTGACCCCGTTCGCTGCCCGGGCAGTTCCGCTCGTGCGGGCGACGGCGGTCAACTTCGTCACCAACGGCACGGTGGCCGCCGGCAGCACGGCCGCGATCCGGGTCCGCTGCACCGTCGGCGGGGTGACGCACGAGACCCGCTGGTCGGGGGTGCTGGCCAACGCTCCCGCTCCGTGCACGCCCACGACCTGCGCGGCCCAGGGAAAGAACTGCGGCACGATCCCCGACGGCTGCGGGGGCACGCTCACGTGCGGTGTCTGCACCGCGCCGCAGACCTGTGGTGGCGGGGGTGTCGCGAACGTCTGCGGCGTCGGGGCTCCCGCTCCCGCGACCGCGCTGCTCACCCTGACCGCCACCGGCCGCGCCGGCGAGAGCGTCCGCTCCACCCCGGCCGGGCTGAACGTCCCCGTCGGGACCACCGGCTCCGCCAGCTTCGCCGTCGGGACCAGCATCACCCTCAGTGCGACCAACGGCCGCTCCGTGATCTGGTCGGGGGTGTGCAGCAGCGGTGGCATCAAGACCCCGAGCTGCACCTTCACCCTGAACGCCGCCAGCTCAGAGACGGCGAACGTTCAGTAGGCGCCGCGGCGTTACAAATCCAGCGAGACAGCACGGGGGCCCGACGACCGAAAGTCGTCGGGCCCCCGCTGCTTCTGCAGCTCCTTCGCGGTGGGGTCACCTCCACCATCGTGACCTGCCAACACGCCATCACCCCTCCCCATCTCGGCCTCGATGGCGGGTCTGGAGAAAGGCGCGTGGTGGCGCTATCGGTCCTCCCGCGGTACCATCCACAGCTGCTATGACACTACTCGACAGGTACCGCGACGCTGTTCTTCGGGTCGCGGCACGCTACGGGGCGACGAACCTGAGGCTCTTCGGTTCGGCGGCCCGCGACCGGGCAGGTCCGGAAAGCGACCTTGACTTGCTCGTGGCGATACCGAACGGATTCAATCGAGTCGCGTCGAGCGCTTGGCGGCAGCTGGCGTGGCGGGGTCGTAGGCTGCCGCGGCCCGAGTGAGGATATCCTTCGTCTCCGCCGCGAGAAGAGTTTCAAGGTCGCCCTCTCTGAACCAAGCGATTGTCTTGACCGATTGGAGTCCACTGGCCCGATTGCCGTACAGAGCCAGGAGCGCCGCGACGCCCTCGCTGATGCTGAGCCCCGAGGCGAGCAGCGCGGCGATGTCGACGTAGTCACGGGGCTCGATTCGCTGGGTGACGGTCGCGAGCTTGGTGCCCAGCAGATCGAGGCGCGAGGCAATCCGTGCGAGGCCGGCGATGCGTACAGGCTCTCCCACGCGGCCGAAGTCGATCCCTCCGAAGAAGGACAGCTTGATCGGTCCGCCGCCCATCTCGGCTGCGACCGTCAACGTGTTGGGTTCGTCCTGCA
This portion of the Deltaproteobacteria bacterium genome encodes:
- a CDS encoding nucleotidyl transferase AbiEii/AbiGii toxin family protein — protein: MGRGSAAPRSDRSATGRDRRQVRALLAPPLRFDGPIAIGDQVIHLDVLPPAQRAFWEQHLETIPPGWVLYGGTAIALHLGHRQSHDFDFFSSDDLDRNALRQSCRLLADAKTLQDEPNTLTVAAEMGGGPIKLSFFGGIDFGRVGEPVRIAGLARIASRLDLLGTKLATVTQRIEPRDYVDIAALLASGLSISEGVAALLALYGNRASGLQSVKTIAWFREGDLETLLAAETKDILTRAAAAYDPATPAAAKRSTRLD